Proteins encoded together in one Micromonospora kangleipakensis window:
- a CDS encoding ABC transporter ATP-binding protein — MTDTAPAVELAGLTKTFGPVTAVDGLSLRIEPGEVVAFLGPNGAGKTTTVDLLLGLARPDAGGVRLFGGTPADAVRHGRVAAVMQTGGLLKDLTVGETVRMTARFYGRTRPVGEVLNRAGIASIADRLVGKCSGGQQQRLRFALALLPDPDLMVLDEPTTGMDVEGRRDFWQAIRADARAGRTILFATHYLDEADAYADRIVLVRQGRVVADGTTAEIKNLAAGRVVRATLPGADQAVLAALPGVRAVEVRGDAVLVRTDDSDEVARHLLTRTAARDVEITSRNLEDAFLALTTDGPTTDGVAAGGPTAARPTAQTIGA; from the coding sequence ATGACCGACACCGCACCGGCCGTCGAACTGGCCGGACTCACCAAGACCTTCGGCCCGGTGACCGCCGTCGACGGGCTCAGCCTGCGGATCGAGCCCGGTGAGGTGGTGGCCTTCCTCGGCCCCAACGGCGCCGGCAAGACCACCACCGTGGACCTGCTGCTCGGGCTGGCCCGCCCCGACGCCGGCGGCGTCCGGCTCTTCGGCGGCACCCCGGCCGACGCCGTCCGGCACGGCCGGGTCGCCGCGGTGATGCAGACCGGCGGGCTGCTCAAGGACCTCACCGTCGGCGAGACGGTACGGATGACCGCGCGCTTCTACGGCCGGACCCGCCCGGTGGGTGAGGTGCTGAACCGGGCCGGCATCGCGTCGATCGCCGACCGGCTGGTCGGCAAGTGCTCCGGCGGCCAGCAGCAGCGGCTGCGCTTCGCCCTGGCGCTGCTCCCGGACCCCGACCTGATGGTGCTCGACGAGCCGACCACCGGCATGGACGTCGAGGGGCGGCGGGACTTCTGGCAGGCGATCCGGGCCGACGCCCGGGCCGGCCGGACCATCCTCTTCGCCACCCACTACCTGGACGAGGCCGACGCGTACGCGGACCGGATCGTGCTGGTGCGGCAGGGCCGGGTGGTCGCCGACGGCACCACCGCCGAGATCAAGAACCTGGCCGCCGGTCGGGTCGTCCGGGCCACCCTCCCCGGCGCCGACCAGGCCGTGCTCGCCGCCCTGCCCGGGGTCCGGGCGGTCGAGGTACGCGGTGACGCGGTGCTGGTCCGCACCGACGACTCCGACGAGGTCGCCCGGCACCTGCTCACCCGCACCGCCGCCCGGGACGTCGAGATCACCTCCCGCAACCTCGAGGACGCGTTCCTCGCCCTCACCACCGACGGCCCGACCACCGACGGTGTTGCCGCCGGTGGCCCGACCGCCGCCCGCCCGACCGCCCAGACCATCGGAGCCTGA
- a CDS encoding alpha-amylase, which produces MHRRRCRSAVLALGMIASLLVPTAVAAPPAAAAPSGTRKVIAQLFEWNWPSVASECTNVLGPKGYGYVQVSPPQEHVKGNPWWVAYQPASYRVESRKGTRAQFQSMVNTCHAAGVKVIVDAVINHMSGQDNGGTGWAGSSYGHYDYPGIYQTQDFHHCGRNGGDDIVNYNDRYEVQNCELVNLADLKTESDYVRSRIAGYLNDLLSLGVDGFRLDASKHMPAGDIAAIKGKLSRSAYLVQEVIYGAGEPIQPTEYTGNGDVHEFRYGKDLARMFNSERLAYLKNFGAAWGYLPSGSAVAFVDNHDTQRDGGVLTYKNGGSYALANAFMLAWPYGSPAVMSSFTFSGKDQGPPSDANNKTLNTTCYSGWECEHRWRVIANMVAFNNATQGAAVANWYDNGYQHIAFSRAGRGYLTINDEGFAVTGRSYYAGVPAGRYCDVIHGDFGNGSCSGPVITVDSSGWFAANINAHDAVAVHIGAKLP; this is translated from the coding sequence ATGCATCGACGCCGATGCCGCTCGGCGGTCCTCGCCCTCGGCATGATCGCCAGCCTGCTCGTACCGACCGCCGTGGCGGCTCCCCCGGCCGCCGCGGCCCCGTCCGGCACCAGGAAGGTCATCGCCCAGCTCTTCGAGTGGAACTGGCCCTCGGTGGCCAGCGAGTGCACCAACGTGCTCGGCCCCAAGGGCTACGGCTACGTCCAGGTCTCCCCGCCGCAGGAGCACGTCAAGGGCAACCCGTGGTGGGTGGCCTACCAACCGGCCAGCTACCGGGTCGAGTCCCGCAAGGGCACCCGGGCGCAGTTCCAGTCCATGGTGAACACCTGCCACGCCGCCGGCGTGAAGGTGATCGTCGACGCCGTCATCAACCACATGTCCGGCCAGGACAACGGCGGCACCGGCTGGGCCGGCTCCTCGTACGGGCACTACGACTACCCGGGCATCTACCAGACCCAGGACTTCCACCACTGCGGCCGCAACGGCGGCGACGACATCGTCAACTACAACGACCGGTACGAGGTGCAGAACTGCGAGCTGGTCAACCTCGCGGACCTGAAGACCGAGTCGGACTACGTCCGGTCGAGGATCGCCGGGTACCTGAACGACCTGCTCTCGCTCGGCGTGGACGGGTTCCGGCTGGATGCCAGCAAGCACATGCCGGCCGGCGACATCGCCGCCATCAAGGGCAAGCTCTCCCGCTCGGCGTACCTCGTCCAGGAGGTGATCTACGGCGCCGGGGAGCCGATCCAGCCGACCGAGTACACCGGCAACGGCGACGTGCACGAGTTCCGGTACGGCAAGGACCTCGCCCGGATGTTCAACAGCGAGCGGCTGGCGTACCTGAAGAACTTCGGTGCGGCCTGGGGCTACCTGCCCAGCGGCTCGGCGGTCGCCTTCGTCGACAACCACGACACCCAGCGCGACGGCGGGGTGCTGACCTACAAGAACGGCGGCAGCTACGCCCTCGCGAACGCGTTCATGCTGGCCTGGCCGTACGGGTCGCCGGCGGTGATGTCGAGCTTCACGTTCAGCGGCAAGGACCAGGGCCCGCCCTCGGACGCCAACAACAAGACCCTGAACACCACCTGCTACTCGGGCTGGGAGTGCGAGCACCGCTGGCGGGTGATCGCCAACATGGTCGCCTTCAACAACGCCACCCAGGGCGCCGCGGTGGCCAACTGGTACGACAACGGCTACCAGCACATCGCGTTCAGCCGGGCCGGCAGGGGCTACCTGACCATCAACGACGAGGGCTTCGCGGTCACCGGCCGCTCCTACTACGCGGGGGTGCCCGCCGGCCGGTACTGCGACGTCATCCACGGCGACTTCGGCAACGGCTCGTGCAGCGGGCCGGTGATCACGGTGGACTCCAGCGGCTGGTTCGCGGCGAACATCAACGCCCACGACGCGGTCGCCGTCCACATCGGCGCGAAGCTGCCCTGA
- a CDS encoding MarR family winged helix-turn-helix transcriptional regulator has product MNEGPPDDELNLGLLCFIAYRAMESRVVDAVAAAGFDDLTVAQGRVFARIGPQGTRVTELAEQARVTKQTAAFLVDQLERAGYVRRVPDPSDARARLVTITARGEAAIRVARAAEAEVEAEWTRHLGRQATSQLRRALTRLREITDPYR; this is encoded by the coding sequence ATGAACGAGGGTCCACCCGACGACGAGCTGAACCTCGGGCTGCTCTGTTTCATCGCGTACCGGGCCATGGAGTCCCGCGTGGTCGACGCCGTCGCCGCCGCCGGGTTCGACGACCTGACCGTGGCGCAGGGCCGGGTGTTCGCCCGGATCGGCCCGCAGGGCACCCGGGTCACCGAGCTCGCCGAGCAGGCGCGGGTCACCAAGCAGACCGCCGCGTTCCTCGTCGACCAGCTCGAACGCGCCGGCTACGTCCGCCGGGTGCCCGACCCGTCCGACGCCCGGGCCCGGCTGGTGACCATCACCGCGCGCGGCGAGGCCGCGATCCGGGTGGCGCGGGCCGCCGAGGCGGAGGTCGAAGCCGAATGGACGCGGCACCTGGGCAGGCAGGCCACCAGCCAGCTGCGGCGCGCCCTCACCCGGCTCCGGGAGATCACCGACCCGTACCGGTGA
- a CDS encoding NADH-quinone oxidoreductase subunit NuoF family protein: MMRTTVPPVACVGEPRLTAGFAEFGRLDLLAHEEVHGPIGPMEPASLLRLAEAIDLKGKGGAGFPFARKLRAVLESCERQSLSAVVVVNATEGEPASWKDKVLLTRAPHLILDGAALAAYALDAEEIVVGVADDVGRPSLTEALQERRMPVPTTIVTVPHRFISGEGGALVNGINGLPHIPPGTKRRSSDSGVGGLPTLLSNAETFAQLAVAARLGPYEYAALGTDDEPGTVLLTVTGAAGRPAVVECAAGTPLREILDLCEAPDGPGVLMGGYHGKWITPEAADRAEVSRKGLTAVGGTLGAGIIVPLGRDTCPLGEAAQVVRYLAGESAGQCGPCKMGLPDLARAVDLAVSGSAPIEIVRAAAGDVKGRGACSHPDGTARFALSAVQVFAEDLRLHTTGDGCGKRVKGVMGLPGAPDANPQNLTLDWSRCDGHGLCAHVVPDFIRLDANGYPAFPSTPVPTWLREGALKAVKVCPELALRLARAE, encoded by the coding sequence GTGATGCGGACGACCGTGCCACCGGTCGCGTGCGTCGGCGAACCCCGCCTCACCGCCGGCTTCGCCGAGTTCGGCCGGCTCGACCTGCTGGCGCATGAGGAGGTGCACGGCCCGATCGGGCCGATGGAACCGGCCAGCCTGCTCCGGCTGGCCGAGGCGATCGACCTCAAGGGCAAGGGCGGCGCGGGCTTCCCGTTCGCCCGCAAGCTGCGCGCCGTGCTGGAGTCCTGCGAGCGGCAGAGCCTCTCCGCCGTGGTGGTGGTCAACGCCACCGAGGGGGAGCCGGCGAGCTGGAAGGACAAGGTGCTGCTCACCCGGGCGCCGCACCTGATCCTCGACGGCGCCGCGCTGGCCGCGTACGCCCTGGATGCCGAGGAGATCGTGGTCGGGGTGGCGGACGACGTGGGCCGGCCGTCGCTGACCGAGGCGTTGCAGGAACGCCGGATGCCGGTGCCGACCACCATCGTCACCGTGCCGCACCGGTTCATCTCCGGCGAGGGCGGCGCGCTGGTCAACGGCATCAACGGCCTGCCGCACATCCCGCCCGGCACCAAGAGGCGCTCCAGCGACTCCGGGGTCGGCGGGCTGCCCACCCTGCTCTCCAACGCCGAGACCTTCGCCCAGCTGGCGGTCGCCGCCCGGCTCGGCCCGTACGAGTACGCCGCGCTCGGCACCGACGACGAACCGGGCACCGTGCTGCTCACCGTCACCGGGGCGGCCGGCCGACCGGCGGTGGTCGAGTGCGCCGCCGGCACGCCGCTGCGGGAGATCCTCGACCTCTGCGAGGCGCCCGACGGGCCGGGGGTCCTGATGGGCGGCTACCACGGCAAGTGGATCACCCCCGAGGCCGCGGACCGGGCGGAGGTCTCCCGCAAGGGGCTGACCGCCGTCGGCGGCACCCTCGGCGCCGGCATCATCGTCCCGCTCGGCCGGGACACCTGCCCGCTCGGCGAGGCCGCCCAGGTGGTCCGCTACCTGGCCGGCGAGTCCGCCGGGCAGTGCGGGCCGTGCAAGATGGGCCTGCCCGACCTGGCCCGCGCCGTGGACCTCGCGGTCTCCGGCAGCGCCCCGATCGAGATCGTCCGGGCCGCGGCCGGCGACGTGAAGGGGCGCGGCGCGTGCAGCCACCCGGACGGCACCGCGCGGTTCGCCCTCTCCGCGGTGCAGGTCTTCGCCGAGGACCTGCGGCTGCACACCACCGGCGACGGCTGCGGCAAGCGGGTCAAGGGCGTGATGGGACTGCCCGGGGCGCCCGACGCGAACCCGCAGAACCTCACCCTGGACTGGTCCCGGTGCGACGGGCACGGACTCTGCGCGCACGTGGTTCCGGACTTCATCCGGCTCGACGCCAACGGTTACCCGGCCTTCCCGTCCACCCCGGTGCCGACCTGGCTGCGGGAGGGCGCGCTCAAGGCGGTCAAGGTCTGTCCCGAACTCGCGCTCCGGCTCGCCAGGGCCGAGTAG
- a CDS encoding ABC transporter permease produces the protein MTVAAPSAPSATRADRRPPALGGFSTAVLAIEIRRVLRNRRTLIFILVMPAVFFLLFGLPQRGQELPNGRPVTAWIMISLAVYGAMVATTSAGAAVATERALGWSRQLRLTPLRPPAYVATKVATAMVLGLIAVLVEFAVGAAAGVRLPVQVWLLSGLTAWLGSLVFAAFGLFVGYLAPAENVMQFMGPILAILAMLGGLFVPLDVLPHALQQIAKFTPVYGVGQLARAPLTGAGLDWVALGNVAGWTVLFGLGAARLFRRDTTRV, from the coding sequence ATGACCGTCGCCGCCCCCTCCGCCCCGTCCGCCACCCGCGCCGACCGGCGGCCGCCCGCCCTGGGCGGGTTCTCCACCGCCGTGCTGGCCATCGAGATCCGCCGGGTCCTGCGCAACCGCCGGACGCTGATCTTCATCCTGGTCATGCCGGCGGTCTTCTTCCTCCTCTTCGGACTCCCGCAACGCGGACAGGAGCTGCCCAACGGCCGCCCGGTCACCGCCTGGATCATGATCAGCCTCGCCGTTTACGGCGCCATGGTGGCCACCACCAGCGCCGGCGCCGCAGTGGCCACCGAGCGGGCGCTGGGCTGGAGCCGGCAGCTCCGGCTCACCCCGCTGCGCCCGCCCGCGTACGTGGCGACGAAGGTGGCCACCGCCATGGTGCTCGGGCTGATCGCGGTGCTCGTGGAGTTCGCGGTCGGCGCGGCCGCCGGGGTCCGGCTGCCCGTCCAGGTCTGGCTGCTGTCCGGGCTCACCGCCTGGCTCGGCTCGCTGGTCTTCGCCGCCTTCGGGCTCTTCGTCGGCTACCTCGCCCCGGCCGAGAACGTCATGCAGTTCATGGGCCCGATCCTGGCGATCCTGGCCATGCTCGGCGGCCTCTTCGTCCCGCTCGACGTGCTGCCGCACGCGCTGCAGCAGATCGCCAAGTTCACCCCGGTGTACGGAGTCGGCCAGCTCGCCCGGGCCCCGCTGACCGGGGCCGGGCTGGACTGGGTGGCGCTGGGCAACGTGGCCGGCTGGACCGTGCTCTTCGGCCTCGGCGCGGCCCGGCTGTTCCGCCGGGACACCACCCGGGTCTGA
- a CDS encoding maleylpyruvate isomerase family mycothiol-dependent enzyme yields the protein MNRDDVWRTIDDERSSLADLLDDLSGAEWGTPSLCAGWRVREVAAHLTLAHTGALAAALAMLRARGSFDRMIHDTAVREAALPVEEYAVRLRGMVGSRRKAPGLTHLEPLLDILVHGQDIARPLGRSRPMPAEAAATAATRAWTMGWPFHARRRLDGFELVAVDHAWSVGRGPRVEGDIAALLLLLTGRHAVVPELSGPGAPDLTARLSPAPA from the coding sequence ATGAACCGTGACGACGTGTGGCGGACGATCGACGACGAGCGGTCCAGCCTCGCCGACCTCCTCGACGACCTGTCCGGCGCGGAGTGGGGGACGCCGTCCCTCTGCGCCGGCTGGCGGGTACGCGAGGTGGCCGCGCACCTCACGCTCGCCCACACGGGGGCGCTCGCAGCGGCCCTGGCGATGCTGCGGGCCCGCGGCAGCTTCGACCGCATGATCCACGACACCGCCGTACGGGAGGCCGCGTTGCCCGTCGAGGAGTACGCCGTCCGACTGCGGGGCATGGTGGGGTCGCGCCGGAAGGCGCCCGGCTTGACGCACCTGGAGCCGCTGCTGGACATCCTCGTGCACGGCCAGGACATCGCCCGGCCGCTGGGCCGGAGCCGCCCGATGCCGGCGGAGGCGGCGGCCACGGCCGCGACGAGGGCCTGGACCATGGGCTGGCCCTTCCACGCCCGCCGCCGGCTGGACGGCTTCGAGCTCGTCGCCGTGGACCACGCCTGGTCCGTCGGGCGCGGCCCCCGGGTCGAGGGAGACATCGCGGCGCTCCTGCTCCTGCTCACCGGCCGGCATGCGGTCGTCCCGGAGCTCTCCGGCCCCGGCGCCCCCGACCTCACCGCCCGGCTCTCCCCGGCGCCTGCCTGA
- a CDS encoding site-2 protease family protein, translating into MRASFRLGRIAGVPVGVNWSVVVIFVLIAWALSASLFPRSYPGRPGWEYVAAGVSAAVVFFLGLLAHEVSHSVVAKRNGIAVQGITLWLFGGVSELKGEAKDPGAELRIAGIGPLVSLLIGFFFGGIAVVIALAGGGGLLLGALSWLAGINVLLAIFNVLPAAPLDGGRLLRAAVWKATGDRTKASVVAARAGWGLGALLIAFGLWRFLTGAGVGGLWLALIGWFLIGAAGMEERQARMGSALRGVRVGEVMTPQPQTASGDMTVADFVDHYLFAYRHSALPLTEDGRPVGLVTLDRVRGIPADRRATTTLGEVSCRADELVLAVPDEALNDLLPRLSECADGRALVVTDQRLVGIVSPSDISRAVQRGSMRDQMTPGRR; encoded by the coding sequence ATGAGGGCGAGCTTCCGGCTTGGCCGGATCGCGGGGGTACCCGTCGGGGTCAACTGGAGCGTCGTGGTCATCTTCGTGCTGATCGCGTGGGCGCTGTCGGCCAGTCTGTTTCCCCGCAGCTACCCCGGCCGCCCCGGCTGGGAGTACGTGGCGGCCGGGGTGAGCGCCGCGGTGGTCTTCTTCCTCGGCCTGCTCGCCCACGAGGTGTCCCACTCGGTGGTCGCCAAACGCAACGGGATCGCCGTGCAGGGAATCACGCTCTGGCTCTTCGGCGGGGTGTCCGAGCTGAAGGGGGAGGCGAAGGACCCGGGTGCCGAGCTGCGCATCGCGGGGATCGGCCCGCTGGTGAGCCTGCTGATCGGGTTCTTCTTCGGCGGCATCGCCGTGGTGATCGCGCTGGCCGGCGGGGGCGGGCTGCTGCTCGGTGCGCTGTCCTGGCTGGCCGGCATCAACGTCCTGCTGGCGATCTTCAACGTGCTGCCGGCCGCCCCGCTGGACGGCGGGCGGCTGCTGCGCGCCGCGGTGTGGAAGGCGACCGGCGACCGGACGAAGGCGTCCGTGGTGGCGGCCCGGGCGGGCTGGGGCCTCGGCGCCCTGTTGATCGCCTTTGGACTCTGGCGGTTCCTGACCGGGGCCGGGGTGGGCGGGCTCTGGCTGGCGCTGATCGGCTGGTTCCTGATCGGCGCGGCCGGCATGGAGGAACGGCAGGCCCGGATGGGCAGCGCGCTGCGCGGGGTCCGGGTCGGCGAGGTGATGACGCCGCAGCCGCAGACCGCGTCCGGGGACATGACAGTCGCCGACTTCGTGGACCACTACCTCTTCGCGTACCGGCACTCGGCGCTGCCGCTGACCGAGGACGGCCGGCCGGTCGGGCTGGTCACCCTGGACCGGGTCCGGGGCATCCCCGCCGACCGGCGGGCCACCACCACGCTGGGCGAGGTGTCCTGCCGGGCCGACGAGCTGGTGCTCGCCGTCCCGGACGAGGCGCTCAACGACCTGCTTCCCCGGCTCAGTGAGTGTGCCGACGGCCGGGCGCTGGTGGTGACCGACCAGCGGCTGGTGGGGATCGTCTCGCCGAGCGACATCAGCCGGGCAGTGCAGCGCGGCAGCATGCGCGACCAGATGACTCCGGGTCGCCGTTAG
- a CDS encoding response regulator transcription factor produces MSGRIRLLLADDQALVRGALAALLSLEPDLTVVAEVGRGDEVVPEARRTAPDVALLDVEMPGLDGIAATTALRAAVPGCRVLVVTTFGRPGYLRRAMEAGANGFVVKDTPARQLADAVRRVHAGLRVVDPTLAAETLATGASPLTERETEVLRTARGGGTVAQLAAVLHLSEGTVRNHLSAAIGKTGARNRADAVRIAEENGWLLGE; encoded by the coding sequence ATGAGCGGGCGGATCCGGCTGCTGCTCGCCGACGACCAGGCGCTGGTCCGGGGCGCGCTGGCCGCGTTGCTCTCGCTGGAGCCGGACCTCACGGTGGTCGCCGAGGTCGGGCGGGGCGACGAGGTGGTCCCCGAGGCCCGCCGCACCGCGCCCGACGTGGCCCTGCTCGACGTCGAGATGCCCGGCCTGGACGGGATCGCCGCGACCACCGCGCTGCGCGCCGCCGTGCCCGGCTGCCGGGTGCTGGTGGTGACCACCTTCGGCCGCCCCGGCTACCTGCGGCGGGCGATGGAGGCGGGCGCCAACGGCTTCGTGGTGAAGGACACCCCGGCCCGGCAGCTCGCCGACGCGGTGCGCCGGGTGCACGCCGGGCTGCGGGTGGTCGATCCCACCCTGGCCGCGGAGACCCTGGCCACCGGGGCCAGTCCGCTGACCGAGCGGGAGACCGAGGTGCTGCGGACGGCCCGGGGCGGCGGCACGGTGGCCCAGCTCGCCGCCGTGCTGCACCTGTCCGAGGGGACGGTGCGCAACCACCTCTCCGCGGCGATCGGCAAGACCGGGGCCAGGAACCGCGCGGACGCGGTGCGCATCGCCGAGGAGAACGGCTGGCTGCTCGGCGAGTGA
- a CDS encoding alpha/beta hydrolase yields the protein MASAPTGRVDTIVLIHGLWMTSRSWEHWVDRYEAQGFRVLAPAWPGMEGEVEALRADPTPIAQQRIADIVDHYEAIIRDQPRPPIIMGHSFGGLVTQLLISRGLGAAGVGVHPAPVKGVLRLPLSTLRSGFSILRSPANRNRAVPFTADDFAYAFGNTMSRADSDAAWNRYAVPGAGHVFFEGAFANLDPNSATKADTHRDDRAPLLLTTGTEDHVVPPSLAAANAQLYRPSRAVTAYHEFPGRSHFVGGEPGWEEEADYALDWAVEAANTVSPTVVSEAPGR from the coding sequence ATGGCCAGCGCGCCAACCGGACGGGTCGACACGATCGTGCTGATCCACGGCCTCTGGATGACTTCGCGCAGCTGGGAACACTGGGTGGACCGGTACGAGGCCCAGGGCTTCCGGGTGCTCGCGCCGGCCTGGCCCGGGATGGAGGGCGAGGTCGAGGCGCTGCGGGCGGACCCGACCCCGATCGCCCAGCAGCGGATCGCCGACATCGTCGACCACTACGAAGCGATCATCCGGGACCAGCCCCGGCCGCCCATCATCATGGGGCACTCGTTCGGCGGCCTGGTCACCCAGCTGCTGATCTCCCGCGGCCTCGGCGCGGCGGGCGTCGGGGTGCACCCGGCACCGGTCAAGGGCGTGCTGAGGCTGCCGTTGAGCACCCTGCGCTCCGGGTTCTCCATCCTGCGCAGCCCGGCCAACCGGAACCGCGCGGTGCCGTTCACCGCCGACGACTTCGCGTACGCCTTCGGCAACACGATGAGCCGGGCGGACTCCGACGCGGCCTGGAACCGGTACGCCGTCCCCGGCGCCGGACACGTCTTCTTCGAGGGCGCCTTCGCCAACCTGGACCCGAACTCGGCCACCAAGGCGGACACCCACCGGGACGACCGGGCGCCGCTGCTGCTGACCACCGGCACCGAGGACCATGTGGTGCCGCCGTCGCTGGCCGCCGCGAACGCCCAGCTTTACCGGCCGTCCCGGGCGGTGACCGCGTACCACGAGTTCCCCGGCCGGTCGCACTTCGTGGGCGGCGAGCCGGGCTGGGAGGAGGAGGCCGACTACGCGCTGGACTGGGCGGTGGAGGCGGCGAACACCGTCTCGCCGACGGTGGTGAGCGAGGCGCCGGGCCGATGA
- a CDS encoding sensor histidine kinase, with protein sequence MQLPSDRNYLETRHWRVTGWLLAAVWLFFLNIPLLAALHQPEPWRRVVGAATLVAFGVLYVFVFQWARGRRLERRGIPVGRAWAAVALLLGLGLAGIPGTGGDWLTTLVFVAAAAVFLLPSRQSLAVVALAALTPPVTAALVPAWKAEGTVVFAVLLASFAMYGVTRLTQRNSELQAAQQEIRRLAVAEERARTARDLHDILGHSLTVVAVKAELAGRLLELDPARAATEIADVERLARQALADVRGTVGAYRGISLAGELAGARSALAAAGIAAELPDAAPELPAERDELFGWTVREGVTNVVRHSGARRCVIRVEPGLVEVRDDGRGPAAAAANGPGGHGLVGLRERARRLDATVTVGRRSDGPGFLLRVTLPADQ encoded by the coding sequence ATGCAGCTTCCGTCGGACCGGAACTATCTGGAGACCCGCCACTGGCGGGTCACCGGCTGGTTGCTCGCCGCGGTCTGGCTCTTCTTCCTCAACATCCCGCTGCTCGCCGCCCTGCACCAGCCCGAGCCGTGGCGACGGGTGGTCGGCGCGGCGACCCTGGTCGCCTTCGGCGTCTTGTACGTCTTCGTCTTTCAGTGGGCGCGCGGCCGGCGTCTGGAGCGCCGGGGAATCCCCGTCGGCCGGGCGTGGGCGGCCGTGGCGTTGCTGCTCGGGCTCGGGCTGGCCGGCATCCCAGGTACCGGCGGCGACTGGTTGACCACCCTGGTCTTCGTCGCCGCGGCGGCGGTGTTCCTGCTGCCGAGCCGGCAGTCGCTGGCGGTGGTCGCCCTCGCCGCGCTGACCCCGCCGGTGACGGCCGCGCTGGTGCCCGCCTGGAAGGCGGAGGGCACCGTGGTCTTCGCGGTGCTGCTCGCCTCCTTCGCCATGTACGGGGTGACCCGGCTGACCCAGCGCAACAGCGAACTCCAGGCCGCCCAGCAGGAGATCCGCCGGCTGGCGGTGGCCGAGGAGCGGGCCCGTACCGCCCGGGACCTGCACGACATCCTCGGCCACTCGCTGACCGTGGTGGCGGTGAAGGCCGAGCTGGCCGGCCGGCTGCTGGAGCTGGACCCGGCCCGGGCGGCCACCGAGATCGCCGACGTGGAGCGGCTGGCCCGGCAGGCCCTCGCCGACGTGCGGGGCACCGTCGGGGCGTACCGGGGGATCAGCCTGGCCGGGGAGCTGGCCGGCGCCCGCTCCGCGCTGGCCGCCGCGGGCATCGCCGCGGAGCTGCCGGACGCGGCGCCGGAGTTGCCGGCGGAGCGGGACGAGCTCTTCGGCTGGACGGTACGGGAAGGGGTGACCAACGTGGTCCGACACAGCGGGGCGCGGCGCTGCGTGATCCGGGTGGAGCCGGGCCTGGTCGAGGTCCGCGACGACGGACGGGGACCGGCCGCCGCGGCGGCGAACGGGCCGGGCGGGCACGGGCTGGTCGGGCTGCGCGAGCGGGCCCGGCGGCTGGACGCCACGGTCACCGTCGGCCGCCGCTCCGACGGGCCGGGTTTCCTGCTCCGCGTCACCCTGCCGGCGGACCAGTGA